The Pungitius pungitius chromosome 8, fPunPun2.1, whole genome shotgun sequence genome has a window encoding:
- the LOC119194023 gene encoding uncharacterized protein LOC119194023 isoform X3 has protein sequence MALGFIMAGRLLSVILVYSCANIQTQVIDPPKLIMSSAVITETGTVTLECRAPSSPPVNHCYFIFVSVKHPKGFTCLQTLTGTELLKMSHQGAPAEVKVQCFYTVMFGDVNKPSPHSITSSITIQKVVESITTQTEPTPTRTTGRTTAGLRASTPETPQEQTSDRTFGPSHPGSFSSPPPTPEEPTPATQIWKWMIVSCLGGFFLLVPTLLCTRRTSEICSYKRSQADATGSEDLEEQTPTSEKQAEYHLYSFISEEPPAPAQEDMVYSSLQPH, from the exons ATGGCGTTGGGCTTCATCATGGCTGGACGCCTGCTGTCAGTCATCCTCGTGT ATTCCTGTGCCAATATTCAAACACAAG TTATTGATCCACCTAAACTCATAATGAGTTCAGCGGTGATCACAGAGACGGGAACGGTCACGTTGGAATGTCGggctccatcatctcctcctgtGAACCACTGTTATTTTATCTTTGTGAGCGTAAAACATCCCAAAGGCTTCACTTGTCTGCAGACACTGACCGGGACTGAACTGTTGAAGATGTCACATCAGGGAGCTCCTGCTGAGGTCAAAGTGCAATGTTTTTACACTGTGATGTTTGGAGACGTGAACAAACCGTCTCCACACAGCATCACGTCATCCATCACAATCCAAA AAGTCGTCGAGTCGATCACGACGCAGACCGAGCCGACACCTACTAGGACCACAGGTAGGACCACAG CAGGTCTCCGTGCTTCCACACCTGAAACTCCTCAAGAGCAAACATCAG ATCGAACCTTTGGACCAAGCCACCCTGGTAGCTTTAgttctcctccccccacaccagAGGAACCAACaccag CGACCCAGATCTGGAAGTGGATGATTGTGTCTTGTTTGGGAGGTTTTTTCTTACTGGTACCGACCCTTCTATGTACCAGAAGAACATCGG aaatatgttctTACAAGAG GTCACAAGCTGATGCTACTG GTTCTGAGGACCTGGAGGAGCAAACACCAACAAGTGAGAAG cagGCTGAATATCATCTGTACTCCTTTATCTCTGAGGAGCCACCTGCACCAGCCCAGGAGGACATGGTGTACAGCTCCCTGCAGCCACACTGA
- the LOC119194023 gene encoding uncharacterized protein LOC119194023 isoform X2 → MALGFIMAGRLLSVILVYSCANIQTQVIDPPKLIMSSAVITETGTVTLECRAPSSPPVNHCYFIFVSVKHPKGFTCLQTLTGTELLKMSHQGAPAEVKVQCFYTVMFGDVNKPSPHSITSSITIQKVVESITTQTEPTPTRTTGRTTGRTTGRTTGRTTGRTCVEVEIHISTNSSFKDTKYFYTAGLRASTPETPQEQTSDRTFGPSHPGSFSSPPPTPEEPTPATQIWKWMIVSCLGGFFLLVPTLLCTRRTSEICSYKRSQADATGSEDLEEQTPTSEKAEYHLYSFISEEPPAPAQEDMVYSSLQPH, encoded by the exons ATGGCGTTGGGCTTCATCATGGCTGGACGCCTGCTGTCAGTCATCCTCGTGT ATTCCTGTGCCAATATTCAAACACAAG TTATTGATCCACCTAAACTCATAATGAGTTCAGCGGTGATCACAGAGACGGGAACGGTCACGTTGGAATGTCGggctccatcatctcctcctgtGAACCACTGTTATTTTATCTTTGTGAGCGTAAAACATCCCAAAGGCTTCACTTGTCTGCAGACACTGACCGGGACTGAACTGTTGAAGATGTCACATCAGGGAGCTCCTGCTGAGGTCAAAGTGCAATGTTTTTACACTGTGATGTTTGGAGACGTGAACAAACCGTCTCCACACAGCATCACGTCATCCATCACAATCCAAA AAGTCGTCGAGTCGATCACGACGCAGACCGAGCCGACACCTACTAGGACCACAGGTAGGACCACAGGTAGGACCACAGGTAGGACCACAGGTAGGACCACAGGTAGGACCTGCGTGGAAGTAGAAATCCACATTTCCACAAATTCCTCTTTTAAAGATACAAAATATTTCTATACAGCAGGTCTCCGTGCTTCCACACCTGAAACTCCTCAAGAGCAAACATCAG ATCGAACCTTTGGACCAAGCCACCCTGGTAGCTTTAgttctcctccccccacaccagAGGAACCAACaccag CGACCCAGATCTGGAAGTGGATGATTGTGTCTTGTTTGGGAGGTTTTTTCTTACTGGTACCGACCCTTCTATGTACCAGAAGAACATCGG aaatatgttctTACAAGAG GTCACAAGCTGATGCTACTG GTTCTGAGGACCTGGAGGAGCAAACACCAACAAGTGAGAAG GCTGAATATCATCTGTACTCCTTTATCTCTGAGGAGCCACCTGCACCAGCCCAGGAGGACATGGTGTACAGCTCCCTGCAGCCACACTGA
- the LOC119194023 gene encoding uncharacterized protein LOC119194023 isoform X4 yields the protein MALGFIMAGRLLSVILVYSCANIQTQVIDPPKLIMSSAVITETGTVTLECRAPSSPPVNHCYFIFVSVKHPKGFTCLQTLTGTELLKMSHQGAPAEVKVQCFYTVMFGDVNKPSPHSITSSITIQKVVESITTQTEPTPTRTTAGLRASTPETPQEQTSDRTFGPSHPGSFSSPPPTPEEPTPATQIWKWMIVSCLGGFFLLVPTLLCTRRTSEICSYKRSQADATGSEDLEEQTPTSEKQAEYHLYSFISEEPPAPAQEDMVYSSLQPH from the exons ATGGCGTTGGGCTTCATCATGGCTGGACGCCTGCTGTCAGTCATCCTCGTGT ATTCCTGTGCCAATATTCAAACACAAG TTATTGATCCACCTAAACTCATAATGAGTTCAGCGGTGATCACAGAGACGGGAACGGTCACGTTGGAATGTCGggctccatcatctcctcctgtGAACCACTGTTATTTTATCTTTGTGAGCGTAAAACATCCCAAAGGCTTCACTTGTCTGCAGACACTGACCGGGACTGAACTGTTGAAGATGTCACATCAGGGAGCTCCTGCTGAGGTCAAAGTGCAATGTTTTTACACTGTGATGTTTGGAGACGTGAACAAACCGTCTCCACACAGCATCACGTCATCCATCACAATCCAAA AAGTCGTCGAGTCGATCACGACGCAGACCGAGCCGACACCTACTAGGACCACAG CAGGTCTCCGTGCTTCCACACCTGAAACTCCTCAAGAGCAAACATCAG ATCGAACCTTTGGACCAAGCCACCCTGGTAGCTTTAgttctcctccccccacaccagAGGAACCAACaccag CGACCCAGATCTGGAAGTGGATGATTGTGTCTTGTTTGGGAGGTTTTTTCTTACTGGTACCGACCCTTCTATGTACCAGAAGAACATCGG aaatatgttctTACAAGAG GTCACAAGCTGATGCTACTG GTTCTGAGGACCTGGAGGAGCAAACACCAACAAGTGAGAAG cagGCTGAATATCATCTGTACTCCTTTATCTCTGAGGAGCCACCTGCACCAGCCCAGGAGGACATGGTGTACAGCTCCCTGCAGCCACACTGA
- the LOC119194023 gene encoding uncharacterized protein LOC119194023 isoform X5, whose protein sequence is MSHQGAPAEVKVQCFYTVMFGDVNKPSPHSITSSITIQKVVESITTQTEPTPTRTTGRTTGRTTGRTTGRTTGRTCVEVEIHISTNSSFKDTKYFYTAGLRASTPETPQEQTSDRTFGPSHPGSFSSPPPTPEEPTPATQIWKWMIVSCLGGFFLLVPTLLCTRRTSEICSYKRSQADATGSEDLEEQTPTSEKQAEYHLYSFISEEPPAPAQEDMVYSSLQPH, encoded by the exons ATGTCACATCAGGGAGCTCCTGCTGAGGTCAAAGTGCAATGTTTTTACACTGTGATGTTTGGAGACGTGAACAAACCGTCTCCACACAGCATCACGTCATCCATCACAATCCAAA AAGTCGTCGAGTCGATCACGACGCAGACCGAGCCGACACCTACTAGGACCACAGGTAGGACCACAGGTAGGACCACAGGTAGGACCACAGGTAGGACCACAGGTAGGACCTGCGTGGAAGTAGAAATCCACATTTCCACAAATTCCTCTTTTAAAGATACAAAATATTTCTATACAGCAGGTCTCCGTGCTTCCACACCTGAAACTCCTCAAGAGCAAACATCAG ATCGAACCTTTGGACCAAGCCACCCTGGTAGCTTTAgttctcctccccccacaccagAGGAACCAACaccag CGACCCAGATCTGGAAGTGGATGATTGTGTCTTGTTTGGGAGGTTTTTTCTTACTGGTACCGACCCTTCTATGTACCAGAAGAACATCGG aaatatgttctTACAAGAG GTCACAAGCTGATGCTACTG GTTCTGAGGACCTGGAGGAGCAAACACCAACAAGTGAGAAG cagGCTGAATATCATCTGTACTCCTTTATCTCTGAGGAGCCACCTGCACCAGCCCAGGAGGACATGGTGTACAGCTCCCTGCAGCCACACTGA
- the LOC119194023 gene encoding uncharacterized protein LOC119194023 isoform X1 — MALGFIMAGRLLSVILVYSCANIQTQVIDPPKLIMSSAVITETGTVTLECRAPSSPPVNHCYFIFVSVKHPKGFTCLQTLTGTELLKMSHQGAPAEVKVQCFYTVMFGDVNKPSPHSITSSITIQKVVESITTQTEPTPTRTTGRTTGRTTGRTTGRTTGRTCVEVEIHISTNSSFKDTKYFYTAGLRASTPETPQEQTSDRTFGPSHPGSFSSPPPTPEEPTPATQIWKWMIVSCLGGFFLLVPTLLCTRRTSEICSYKRSQADATGSEDLEEQTPTSEKQAEYHLYSFISEEPPAPAQEDMVYSSLQPH, encoded by the exons ATGGCGTTGGGCTTCATCATGGCTGGACGCCTGCTGTCAGTCATCCTCGTGT ATTCCTGTGCCAATATTCAAACACAAG TTATTGATCCACCTAAACTCATAATGAGTTCAGCGGTGATCACAGAGACGGGAACGGTCACGTTGGAATGTCGggctccatcatctcctcctgtGAACCACTGTTATTTTATCTTTGTGAGCGTAAAACATCCCAAAGGCTTCACTTGTCTGCAGACACTGACCGGGACTGAACTGTTGAAGATGTCACATCAGGGAGCTCCTGCTGAGGTCAAAGTGCAATGTTTTTACACTGTGATGTTTGGAGACGTGAACAAACCGTCTCCACACAGCATCACGTCATCCATCACAATCCAAA AAGTCGTCGAGTCGATCACGACGCAGACCGAGCCGACACCTACTAGGACCACAGGTAGGACCACAGGTAGGACCACAGGTAGGACCACAGGTAGGACCACAGGTAGGACCTGCGTGGAAGTAGAAATCCACATTTCCACAAATTCCTCTTTTAAAGATACAAAATATTTCTATACAGCAGGTCTCCGTGCTTCCACACCTGAAACTCCTCAAGAGCAAACATCAG ATCGAACCTTTGGACCAAGCCACCCTGGTAGCTTTAgttctcctccccccacaccagAGGAACCAACaccag CGACCCAGATCTGGAAGTGGATGATTGTGTCTTGTTTGGGAGGTTTTTTCTTACTGGTACCGACCCTTCTATGTACCAGAAGAACATCGG aaatatgttctTACAAGAG GTCACAAGCTGATGCTACTG GTTCTGAGGACCTGGAGGAGCAAACACCAACAAGTGAGAAG cagGCTGAATATCATCTGTACTCCTTTATCTCTGAGGAGCCACCTGCACCAGCCCAGGAGGACATGGTGTACAGCTCCCTGCAGCCACACTGA
- the LOC119194024 gene encoding protein B4 — MPPKKSAADPPASDAPVEDKKSNSATHPSTAVMVKEALKALDSRKGVSSHAIQTFIGQKHPSVDLVRLKHLVRRALKKGIETGTLVRPANSNVTTGATGKFRLAPNTKEAKTKTENVDPNVLKDEAKKLKKAGAAKKRDAGEEEDKSKEAKPPKKSKKEKEATTSDPPASKVAPAKKPKAKKKVVPKVSEDGEEASEAPEAPKGPKAGRPTRNKVPKAGADAPAVKAPAVKAPGRRGKKAEAP; from the exons ATGCCTCCTAAAAAGTCCGCAGCCGATCCGCCCGCCAGCGATGCCCCGGTGGAAGACAAGAAATCAA ATTCTGCGACGCATCCGTCCACCGCCGTGATGGTGAAGGAAGCTCTCAAAGCGCTGGACTCGCGTAAAGGCGTCTCCTCCCACGCGATCCAGACCTTCATCGGACAGAAACACCCCTCTGTGGATTTGGTGAGGCTGAAGCACCTGGTCCGCAGGGCCCTGAAGAAAGGCATCGAGACCGGCACGCTGGTGCGGCCCGCCAACTCCAACGTCACCACCGGCGCAACGGGCAAGTTCAGG CTGGCGCCCAACACCAAGGAGGCCAAGACGAAAACTGAGAACGTTGATCCCAACGTGCTGAAGGACGAAGCCAAGAAGCTGAAGAAAGCGG GTGCAGCGAAGAAACGAGATGCTGGTGAAGAAGAGGACAAATCAAAG gaagccAAACCTCCTAAAAAgtcaaagaaggaaaaggaagcTACTACCTCAGACCCCCCCGCTTCAAAGGTTGCGCCAGCTAAAAAGccaaaagccaaaaaaaaagttgtgccGAAGGTGTCAGAAGATGGTGAAGAAGCTTCAGAAGCTCCAGAAGCACCAAAGGGCCCCAAAGCAGGAAGGCCGACTAGGAACAAGGTTCCTAAAGCAGGCGCCGACGCACCTGCTGTCAAAGCACCTGCTGTCAAAGCACCTGGGAGACGAGGGAAGAAGGCTGAAGCCCCCTGA